From Halotia branconii CENA392, the proteins below share one genomic window:
- a CDS encoding antibiotic biosynthesis monooxygenase family protein, with product MATIATKNEVITVIIIFSVKPEQQQELIDAIAEFLETVKQQPGFISTNLHKSIDGLKVANYAQWQSQADYNNFINNTKVQAKAAKLREFNPPDVHIYEVVISESKEGIPKIKQGQYITHFAEFRMPPENQPRMIELAKENVGKAMELPGLISANFHRSLDGTRVINYGQWLDKESIENLKKQPGFGKDSEYWEGIAENEHHLYEVVLTVPND from the coding sequence ATGGCGACAATTGCGACCAAAAATGAAGTTATTACCGTAATCATCATTTTTTCAGTTAAGCCAGAACAACAGCAAGAATTGATAGATGCGATCGCTGAATTTCTAGAAACAGTCAAGCAACAACCTGGTTTTATTTCTACCAATCTTCACAAAAGTATTGATGGCTTAAAAGTTGCCAACTACGCTCAATGGCAAAGTCAAGCAGACTATAATAACTTTATTAATAATACTAAAGTACAGGCAAAAGCAGCCAAACTTAGAGAATTTAATCCACCAGATGTTCATATTTATGAAGTAGTTATTTCTGAGTCGAAAGAAGGCATACCTAAAATTAAACAAGGGCAATACATAACTCATTTTGCCGAATTTCGGATGCCCCCAGAGAATCAACCGCGCATGATAGAACTAGCCAAAGAAAATGTCGGCAAAGCAATGGAGTTACCAGGGCTAATTTCAGCAAATTTTCATCGTAGTCTTGATGGCACTCGTGTAATCAATTACGGACAATGGTTAGATAAAGAAAGTATCGAAAACCTCAAGAAACAGCCAGGATTTGGCAAAGACTCTGAATATTGGGAAGGTATTGCCGAAAACGAACATCATCTTTACGAAGTTGTTTTGACTGTACCCAATGATTAA
- a CDS encoding M3 family metallopeptidase, which translates to MTVTVNISQNPLLKGSGLPPFAEIQPEQVVPAFKELLAELDQQLTTLETNLQPTWSGLVEPLEELTERLTWSWGVVNHLMGVKNSPELRTAYEAVQPQVIQFVNRLGQSQPIYNTFKQLRASEQWQTLESAQQRIVEAAIRDAELAGVGLQGEARERFNAIQMELAELSTKFSNHVLDATKAFSLTLTTKAEIDGLPDSLLSLAAQAARAAGSENATPENGPWRITLDFPSYGPFMQHSTRRDLREKLYKAFISRASSGELDNNPLIQRILELRQELAHDLLGFENFAELSLTSKMAPNVEAVEALLEELRRASYDAATKDLEELKAFAASKKAAEAEDLQHWDISFWAERQREEKFAFTAEELRPYFPLPQVLDGLFGLVQRLFGVTVTSADGQAPVWHEDVRYFQIADETGSPIAYFYLDPYSRPAEKRGGAWMDVCINRRKMAENNVPTTRLPVAYLVCNQTPPVDDKPSLMTFYEVETLFHEFGHGLHHMLTKVDYPGAAGINNVEWDAVELPSQFMENWCYDRPTLFGMAKHYETGEPLPEHYYQKLLAARNYMSGSSTLRQIHFSSVDLELHCHYRPGNNETPADVRHRIAKTTTVLPPLPEDAFLCAFGHIFGGGYAAGYYSYKWAEVLSADAFAAFEEAGLEDEEAIKTTGKRYRETVLALGGSKHPMEVFQSFRGREPSTVSLLKHNGLLANSN; encoded by the coding sequence ATGACTGTAACTGTCAATATTTCTCAAAACCCTCTACTCAAAGGCTCAGGCTTACCTCCCTTCGCAGAGATTCAACCAGAGCAAGTAGTACCAGCCTTTAAAGAATTATTGGCGGAACTCGACCAACAATTAACCACCTTAGAAACTAACCTCCAACCGACTTGGAGTGGTTTAGTAGAACCTCTAGAAGAACTAACAGAACGACTCACTTGGAGTTGGGGCGTAGTCAACCATTTAATGGGTGTGAAGAATAGCCCAGAACTACGCACAGCTTACGAAGCTGTTCAGCCACAAGTAATACAATTTGTCAATAGGCTCGGTCAAAGTCAACCCATTTACAATACTTTCAAGCAACTCCGCGCCAGCGAACAATGGCAAACTTTAGAATCTGCTCAACAGCGGATTGTGGAAGCAGCTATCCGTGATGCTGAACTTGCTGGTGTTGGTTTACAAGGAGAAGCACGGGAACGTTTCAACGCCATTCAAATGGAGTTGGCAGAACTTTCTACCAAGTTTTCTAACCATGTATTAGATGCCACCAAAGCCTTTAGCCTAACTCTCACAACCAAAGCAGAAATTGACGGCTTACCCGATAGCTTACTTAGTTTAGCGGCACAAGCTGCCCGTGCTGCTGGGTCAGAAAACGCCACACCAGAAAATGGCCCTTGGCGCATCACTTTAGATTTTCCCAGTTATGGGCCTTTCATGCAGCACAGCACCCGTCGTGATTTGCGCGAAAAACTTTACAAAGCTTTTATTTCCCGTGCCTCATCCGGTGAGTTGGATAATAATCCGTTAATTCAGCGTATTTTGGAGTTAAGGCAAGAATTAGCCCATGATTTACTAGGCTTTGAAAATTTTGCTGAGTTGAGCCTAACTAGTAAAATGGCTCCCAACGTTGAGGCAGTCGAGGCACTGTTAGAAGAACTACGTCGCGCCAGTTACGATGCAGCTACCAAAGATTTAGAAGAACTCAAAGCTTTTGCAGCTAGTAAAAAAGCAGCAGAAGCTGAAGATTTACAACACTGGGATATTAGTTTTTGGGCAGAACGCCAACGAGAAGAAAAATTTGCCTTCACCGCCGAAGAATTACGTCCTTACTTCCCCCTTCCTCAAGTTCTTGATGGTTTATTTGGACTTGTGCAGCGGTTATTTGGTGTTACTGTGACTTCTGCCGATGGTCAAGCCCCAGTCTGGCACGAAGATGTGCGTTATTTCCAAATTGCTGATGAAACTGGTAGCCCCATAGCCTACTTTTACTTAGATCCTTACAGTCGTCCAGCCGAAAAGCGCGGTGGTGCTTGGATGGATGTATGCATCAATCGTAGAAAAATGGCTGAGAATAATGTGCCTACTACTCGTTTACCTGTGGCGTATTTAGTCTGTAACCAAACTCCCCCAGTAGACGACAAACCAAGTTTGATGACTTTTTATGAAGTAGAAACTTTGTTCCACGAGTTCGGTCATGGCTTGCATCACATGCTAACTAAGGTAGACTACCCTGGAGCAGCAGGCATCAACAACGTAGAATGGGACGCGGTGGAACTACCCAGCCAGTTCATGGAGAACTGGTGCTATGACCGACCTACTTTATTTGGCATGGCTAAACATTACGAAACTGGTGAACCCTTACCGGAACATTATTACCAAAAATTGCTAGCGGCACGAAATTATATGAGTGGTAGCAGCACATTACGGCAAATCCACTTTAGTAGTGTTGATTTAGAACTGCATTGTCATTATCGCCCAGGTAATAATGAAACTCCCGCAGATGTGCGCCATCGCATTGCCAAAACTACTACTGTCTTGCCACCACTGCCAGAAGATGCTTTTTTATGTGCTTTCGGACACATTTTTGGCGGTGGTTATGCCGCAGGTTATTACAGTTACAAATGGGCGGAAGTATTGAGTGCCGATGCTTTTGCGGCTTTTGAAGAAGCTGGATTAGAAGACGAAGAGGCAATCAAAACTACAGGTAAGCGCTATCGAGAAACAGTACTAGCTCTGGGTGGCAGCAAGCATCCAATGGAGGTATTCCAATCCTTCCGAGGTCGTGAACCGAGTACAGTTTCTTTGCTCAAACACAATGGCTTATTAGCAAATAGTAACTGA